One genomic window of Prochlorococcus sp. MIT 0801 includes the following:
- a CDS encoding prepilin-type N-terminal cleavage/methylation domain-containing protein, with protein sequence MQSSGRLPLINKLLKGKEEGFSLIELVVVIAVLSALSAIAIPQFTCIQRKAKASTALAAMRQIQTECAVNTTSTGSSGTFLTGNLNSYQIQSDGSNSCSGVQSTGVISAIPNNTSQLPTFLLATNNNVLTFSFRGRTGTNFTDCLGVICGDTSAFNIDMNTFENRFNQAVSDGITLENNYYQRGDSIYVIVEGDTWEKALENANKLGGTLATINDEEENDWLVDELWGNDKASSNLTDKGGAVWLGQKLNDTGNYVSVAGEEQLYNFWGPGEYTDGLSKGEEYTIFNLYEGNDSPGRDPGMVSTVANRQFNTPELIERGGTHIFYGLAEIKLNEINDVLD encoded by the coding sequence ATGCAAAGCTCAGGTCGATTACCACTAATCAATAAACTACTTAAGGGAAAAGAGGAAGGGTTTTCTCTGATTGAATTAGTGGTGGTCATTGCTGTTCTTTCTGCTTTATCCGCAATTGCGATTCCACAATTTACCTGTATTCAACGAAAAGCCAAAGCATCTACAGCATTAGCTGCCATGAGACAAATACAAACTGAATGTGCTGTTAATACAACAAGTACAGGAAGCTCAGGTACCTTTTTGACAGGTAATCTCAACTCATATCAAATCCAATCCGATGGATCTAACAGCTGTAGTGGTGTACAAAGTACAGGCGTTATTAGTGCTATACCTAATAATACGAGTCAATTGCCTACTTTCTTATTGGCGACTAATAATAATGTGTTGACGTTTAGTTTTAGAGGGCGAACAGGTACAAACTTCACAGATTGCTTGGGGGTGATTTGCGGCGATACCTCTGCTTTCAATATTGATATGAATACATTTGAAAATAGATTTAACCAAGCTGTTTCTGATGGAATCACATTGGAGAACAATTACTATCAAAGAGGTGATTCTATATATGTAATTGTCGAAGGTGATACCTGGGAAAAAGCTCTTGAAAACGCAAATAAACTTGGAGGAACATTAGCAACCATTAATGATGAAGAAGAAAATGATTGGTTAGTAGATGAACTTTGGGGAAATGATAAGGCAAGTTCAAATCTGACCGATAAAGGAGGAGCAGTATGGCTGGGACAAAAATTGAACGATACTGGTAATTATGTAAGCGTTGCAGGAGAGGAACAATTGTATAACTTCTGGGGACCTGGAGAATATACAGATGGTTTATCAAAAGGAGAAGAATATACAATCTTCAATTTATATGAAGGGAATGATAGTCCAGGTAGAGATCCTGGAATGGTTAGCACGGTTGCCAATAGACAATTCAATACTCCAGAATTAATCGAAAGAGGTGGAACTCACATTTTTTATGGACTTGCCGAAATCAAATTAAATGAAATCAATGATGTTCTTGATTAG
- the ychF gene encoding redox-regulated ATPase YchF, translating to MLKAGIVGLPNVGKSTLFNALVANAQAQAANFPFCTIEPNVGSVSVPDQRLNLLGELSNSKQIIPTRMEFVDIAGLVKGASKGEGLGNKFLANIREVDAIVHVIRCFSDDDVIHVSGSVDPSRDIEIINLELALSDLNQIEKRRARLKKQISTNKEAKLEDDVLEQLTEALENENAVRTVSLTDEEKKLIKPLGLLTEKPIIYATNLGEDELANGNSYSEEVNTLATKEGSECVKISAQVEAELIELGEEERDDYLNGLGVEEGGLISLIKATYRLLGLSTYFTTGEKETKAWTISDGMTAPQAAGVIHTDFEKGFIRAQTISYKKLLEAGSLVEARNKGWLRSEGKEYVVNEGDVMEFLFNV from the coding sequence ATGCTTAAGGCCGGAATTGTTGGACTCCCTAATGTTGGAAAGTCCACTTTGTTCAATGCTCTTGTTGCGAATGCTCAAGCTCAAGCAGCCAACTTTCCTTTTTGTACGATTGAACCCAATGTAGGCTCTGTTTCTGTACCTGATCAACGCTTGAATTTGCTTGGAGAACTTAGTAATAGTAAGCAAATTATTCCAACGAGAATGGAGTTTGTTGATATTGCTGGTCTTGTTAAGGGAGCAAGTAAAGGGGAGGGACTGGGTAACAAATTTTTAGCAAATATAAGGGAGGTGGATGCAATAGTTCATGTGATTAGGTGCTTTAGTGATGATGATGTTATCCATGTTTCTGGATCAGTAGACCCATCAAGAGATATTGAGATAATAAACTTAGAATTAGCGTTATCTGATTTAAATCAGATAGAAAAACGTAGAGCTCGCTTAAAAAAACAAATAAGTACTAATAAGGAAGCAAAGTTAGAAGATGATGTGTTGGAACAATTAACCGAGGCACTTGAGAATGAAAACGCAGTTAGGACTGTTTCATTAACTGATGAAGAAAAAAAATTAATTAAACCATTAGGCTTATTAACTGAAAAACCAATTATTTATGCAACTAACCTTGGGGAAGATGAACTTGCGAATGGTAATTCCTATTCAGAAGAAGTAAATACACTGGCAACGAAAGAAGGCTCTGAATGTGTGAAGATTTCAGCGCAAGTTGAGGCTGAGTTAATTGAATTGGGGGAGGAGGAAAGAGATGATTACCTTAATGGTTTGGGAGTTGAAGAAGGAGGCTTAATCAGCCTTATTAAGGCTACATATCGATTGTTGGGTTTAAGCACTTATTTCACCACTGGAGAAAAAGAAACTAAAGCTTGGACTATTTCTGATGGGATGACAGCTCCTCAAGCAGCTGGGGTAATACATACAGATTTTGAAAAGGGATTTATTCGAGCTCAAACAATCTCATACAAAAAACTACTTGAAGCAGGATCTTTAGTAGAAGCTCGAAATAAAGGGTGGCTAAGAAGTGAGGGTAAAGAATATGTAGTTAATGAAGGAGACGTTATGGAGTTTTTATTCAACGTCTAG